GCAGCTTGGGGAGAAATGGAAAAACGACCCGCAATGCTAAGGTCAAGTTCAGCATGGCCTTGGCCGCAGATTCCTCCACGGCTTGCAAAAATGCTCAGTCGCAAGCCAGCATCAAGGTCAACCCCAGGGAATTCAAAATTCGGGAATGGCTAGGTCAGGTATCCTCGGGCAAAAGCGTGCCCAACACATTCAGCTATTCGGTGACGTTCGAAGTGACTGAGAGTGCAGGGTTCAAGCCAGCTTTCGCCAACGGCAACTTCAACGGCGGGAGCGAGCTTTCTCGGGTGCTGAAGACCACGCGAACCGTGGATTTTGCTTTCGCGACCGAGCCCAAAGATAAAGTCGTCAACGTCTTCGTCACCAACGCCCCGGACGCCACGATAAAACTGCGTCGGGGCCAGAGACGTACCCCACCGAAAGACGGCGGAGCTACCCCGCAGATACCGTCAAGCGTATTGGAGCAGAACAACAATAGCCTGCTTCAGTTGCAGTTGGATAGGAGCACACTTGATCTGGACCGATAATGACCATGAATTCGCGGAAAAGCTCAACGCTGGGGAACCTGGACATGTCCAACGGTGATCGTTTCGCCATAATTTCCGTAGGTGGGAAGGGTTACGATGTTCTTCTCAAAGAGTTGAGTTCCGCTGCACCAGGCCTCCTTTTTGGCAGTGCGGCTTCGATTTTCGAACCAACGCTCTTGCAAGGCGGACGCCCTACATCCCAAGCTGTCGCCCGCGCTCTTTGCGAGGCAGCGGGTGTCGATGCAACAGCGTTCGCGTCGGCCATCGAGGGCGCTGCTTACGAAGCACTACTGCAGGAACATCCCGTTCGATCGAGATTATCACGAGTTTTTTCAAACTACTTTCTACGCTTTGGCGCTGCTCAAGGTCAGGAGACTGTCAGGTTCAATAAATGCCATCAAGCGATAGCCCATCTGCTGTCGCAAGGACGACTGTCGGGCGCTGTCACAACCAATTATGATACCTGCCTGGAGCAGGCATATGAGGATCTGCGGGCTACAAATTCTCTCAACACAATAGTCCAGCGGAACGATGCTGCGAAGAAGGTAGCCTTGGCTGAGGAACCGGCTCCGGCACCGACCCTTTTCAAATTACACGGTTGTGCGCGGCACCCAAAAAGCATGATCTTTTCTCTGGAACAGGAAAAGGAGATGCCCGCCTGGAAAAAACAGACGATGGGATCCTTGTTGGGTAAGACTGTACTGGTGCTCGGATACTCAGGTCTGGATTTTGAAGTTTGTCCAGAGTTGTATGATCTGAACATCGATAACCTGTACTGGATGGCCTGGGGAAAAAATGGCGTCCCGGATCTTACGTCGAATGCCATAAAGGTTCTGAACAAGGAAAGACGCCGATCAACGGTCATTTGCGGGGATCTCTGCGTGTTCCTGTCGGACATGACGCCGCTTCTTTCTCAGGATCTGCCAGAGGTCAAAAACCCCGTGGTGCCGACTTTGTTGTCAGACAAACTCCTCGACGCGCTCGACCAAAGCGGCCGACGATTGTGGGCGGCCCGCGCGTTCGTCATGTTGAGCATTCCGGCGGCAGCAACTTCAGCTCTTCGTTTGGAGCGGGCTGGATCGGAAGACCAAATTCTGTCGCG
This genomic window from Allorhizobium ampelinum S4 contains:
- a CDS encoding SIR2 family protein, whose product is MSNGDRFAIISVGGKGYDVLLKELSSAAPGLLFGSAASIFEPTLLQGGRPTSQAVARALCEAAGVDATAFASAIEGAAYEALLQEHPVRSRLSRVFSNYFLRFGAAQGQETVRFNKCHQAIAHLLSQGRLSGAVTTNYDTCLEQAYEDLRATNSLNTIVQRNDAAKKVALAEEPAPAPTLFKLHGCARHPKSMIFSLEQEKEMPAWKKQTMGSLLGKTVLVLGYSGLDFEVCPELYDLNIDNLYWMAWGKNGVPDLTSNAIKVLNKERRRSTVICGDLCVFLSDMTPLLSQDLPEVKNPVVPTLLSDKLLDALDQSGRRLWAARAFVMLSIPAAATSALRLERAGSEDQILSRDFELVRLGALNHSMRYYDNADANKELSDDASLPLRDRIGHAIGESGACSMAGDEKRSREALTRARDLTHNLTNPLHRKRLLIKTEWMDLLLQTAERDLKDSKLKENLIVRFRALQRRAYKTGEHILVDLCEQEVAQLSDVSVAAIHSGKERPSGDIFEQIGNYVGQVTALDTRTQQTGSTELASQLRKRLEKMPLYGLPTWRVYRTLIDFAATLDERENLYRLFEESIANCQFHPDYVLRVQESTRQKVITPLWSVT